Proteins encoded in a region of the Paenibacillus sp. E222 genome:
- a CDS encoding LysR family transcriptional regulator: MELSDIDIILAVARSGKISQAAKELNYAQSNVTTRIKKLEQEYQVQLFNRFPKGVVLTSKGEQFVQYATRIRDLLNDLEQDMTDPGEPSGTLKIGIVETAASSRFMEILNEYQVTYPEVSISLVNATSPKVLRKKIQEYEIDGAFISGACVKEGLKVEYEMQDTVHIISKRMDVPPESLCQVSWVVFPKGCPYREITEEYLQEEGLSARNMIEVSTMDNLLSCVESGIAFTIMPCSVIHKKPDEFSVYDLAERFTHTTTTFVRGEDRYVSSALDRFVKLLNQKCITF, from the coding sequence ATGGAACTCTCGGATATCGATATTATTCTCGCGGTGGCACGGTCCGGCAAAATCTCACAGGCCGCCAAAGAATTGAATTACGCACAATCCAACGTCACCACACGCATCAAAAAACTGGAACAGGAATATCAAGTGCAGTTGTTCAACCGTTTTCCCAAAGGGGTAGTGCTGACTTCCAAAGGAGAACAGTTTGTCCAGTATGCAACACGCATCCGTGACCTGCTAAACGATCTGGAGCAGGACATGACTGATCCCGGTGAGCCTTCAGGCACGTTAAAAATCGGGATTGTGGAGACGGCTGCATCCAGCCGATTCATGGAAATTCTCAATGAATACCAAGTGACCTATCCCGAGGTTTCCATCTCACTTGTGAATGCCACTTCACCCAAAGTGCTGCGCAAGAAAATACAGGAATATGAGATCGATGGTGCCTTTATTAGTGGTGCGTGTGTAAAAGAGGGTCTGAAAGTGGAATATGAAATGCAGGACACGGTGCATATCATCTCGAAACGGATGGACGTCCCCCCCGAAAGCCTGTGTCAGGTTTCGTGGGTCGTTTTCCCAAAAGGCTGCCCTTACCGTGAAATTACGGAGGAATATTTGCAGGAAGAAGGTTTGTCTGCTCGCAATATGATTGAAGTCAGCACGATGGATAACCTGCTTAGCTGTGTGGAGTCAGGAATTGCTTTTACCATTATGCCTTGCAGCGTAATTCACAAGAAACCGGATGAGTTCTCGGTATACGATCTGGCTGAACGATTCACACATACCACAACGACCTTTGTCCGTGGCGAAGATCGATACGTCAGCAGCGCGCTGGATCGATTTGTGAAGCTGCTGAATCAGAAGTGTATTACCTTTTGA
- a CDS encoding alkene reductase, with translation MSTLLSPVTINEWHLRNRIVMAPLTRGFANDQDGTATEEMVAYYERRARDGVGLIITEGINPSLTGKGTYGIPGLYTAEQTASWKKVTNAVHKHGGTIIAQLWHVGRLSHSDLIGTPPLAPSSIPAQGRVHKLHKPYQIPQAMSVQDIRDSIQQFQTAARNAVLAGFDGIELHAAHGYLIDQFINEKTNHRTDEYGGDIQGRLRFLKEIIIAVQKEISVDRISVRFSEKKDDDPSYVWADKAGVLNAYLNLFRETGITILHPSTDRYTTVWTGEQNFHEAIREQWDGIIIGVGDLEAKIAEQAVQNRSIDLAAFGRPFIANPDLVQKLRTGQQWVEYDANAHLTMLV, from the coding sequence ATGTCTACATTACTGAGCCCGGTGACGATCAACGAATGGCATTTGAGAAACAGAATAGTGATGGCGCCTCTTACCCGAGGGTTTGCCAATGATCAGGATGGGACTGCGACGGAAGAGATGGTGGCGTATTACGAGCGACGTGCTCGGGATGGTGTAGGGTTGATCATTACAGAGGGGATTAATCCCTCGCTGACTGGCAAAGGAACCTATGGTATCCCCGGATTATATACAGCTGAACAGACCGCTTCATGGAAAAAGGTAACGAATGCCGTCCATAAACACGGAGGAACCATCATCGCTCAGTTGTGGCATGTGGGCAGACTGTCTCACTCCGATCTGATCGGTACCCCGCCACTGGCACCTTCAAGCATTCCGGCTCAAGGAAGAGTCCATAAATTGCATAAGCCATATCAGATACCTCAAGCTATGAGTGTGCAAGATATCCGGGATAGCATTCAACAGTTTCAAACGGCTGCCCGCAATGCGGTACTGGCTGGATTCGACGGAATTGAGCTGCATGCAGCACATGGTTATCTGATCGACCAGTTTATCAATGAGAAGACGAACCACAGAACAGACGAATACGGAGGCGATATCCAGGGTCGATTGCGTTTTCTGAAGGAGATCATTATTGCAGTTCAAAAAGAAATCAGCGTGGATCGCATATCGGTACGATTTTCCGAGAAAAAAGATGATGATCCTTCCTATGTCTGGGCAGACAAGGCTGGAGTGCTGAACGCCTATCTGAATCTGTTCCGCGAGACAGGCATTACAATCTTGCACCCATCAACAGATCGATACACCACAGTCTGGACTGGGGAACAGAATTTCCATGAGGCAATTCGCGAGCAGTGGGACGGTATCATCATTGGCGTAGGGGACCTTGAGGCAAAAATAGCAGAGCAGGCTGTGCAGAATCGGAGCATTGATTTGGCAGCGTTCGGCAGACCGTTTATCGCCAATCCCGATCTGGTGCAAAAATTGCGTACGGGGCAGCAGTGGGTCGAGTACGATGCCAATGCACATCTGACTATGTTGGTGTGA